One window from the genome of Gambusia affinis linkage group LG14, SWU_Gaff_1.0, whole genome shotgun sequence encodes:
- the LOC122843423 gene encoding collagen alpha-1(XVII) chain-like has product MSHSCCSRSSSKHCRTSRTSRTSRTSRTSRTSRTSRTSRTSRTSRTSRTSRTSRTSRTPGPQDTRTLGLPDLQDLQDTRTSRTSRTPGHWASRTPGPPGPRTSRISRTSRTPDLQDLQDLQDPGPPGLQDIGPPGPPGPAGPPGPQASRTPDLQDLQASRTRASRTSRTSRTSRTAGLQDIGPPDLEFDPLD; this is encoded by the exons atgagccacag ctgctgcagcagaagctCATCTAAACACtgcaggacctccaggacctccaggacctccaggacctccaggacctccaggacctccaggacctccaggacctccaggacctccaggacctccaggacctccaggacctccaggacctccaggacctccaggaccccAGGACCCCAGGACACCAGGACATTGGGCCTcccggacctccaggacctccaggacaccaggacctccaggacctccaggacacCAGGACATTGGGCCTCCAGGAcaccaggacctccaggaccccGGACCTCCAGGatctccaggacctccaggaccccGGACCTCCAGGatctccaggacctccaggaccccGGACCTCCAGGCCTCCAGGACATTGggcctccaggacctccaggacctgcaggacctccaggaccgcAGGCCTCCAGgacaccggacctccaggacctccaggccTCCAGGACACGggcctccaggacctccaggacctccagaacctccaggaccGCAGGCCTCCAGGACATTGGGCCTCCAGATCTGGAGTTTGACCCCCTGGACTGA